The proteins below come from a single Serratia fonticola genomic window:
- a CDS encoding conjugative transfer ATPase, protein MFSLFSKKKIGRQGPAVAEDDGQDKTVLAREPQVKAGKLTVAEEKALYPNNPTFVDYLPWAEYLPRSQCVLLDDGVSVGAVFEIVPVGTEGRTPERLEEIRDVVEDALQDSFEERDSHPWVVQFFCQDETDVTEYLDQLRGYVKPWAQGTAFTEAYLTEMERHMRGIAVPKGLFIDKAITGAPWRGQQRRTRMVVYRYVNPALREPHAPEEALNQVCERISSALAGAGVVAARQNGQQIHAWLLRWFNPEPDWVDKETLYRTAAHQDNEAGVLPVENDFSETLLFSPPRSDVERGVWWFDDVPHKAITLDRLRRAPTVGHLTGETRKGENINALMDLLPEGTVVSLTLVVQPQDVLEERFNHLAKNAIGENTESERVREDSETAKRYLGEKHKLYRGSMTFYLKAPTVKVLNTRQRDLTAVLLNAGLQPVKPEFDVAPLNGYLRALPMCFNPMHDKKHWYTRLTFVQHMANLLPVFGRDTGTGHPGFTFFNRGGAPLTFDPLNSQDRSKNAHLVLFGPTGSGKSATLNSLFAQLMAIHRPRLFIAEAGNSFGLYADYCEELDLTVNKVSIKPGCGISLAPFADAHRLIETPAAMVSEEELSERIETDESDEEDDDEERDILGELEIVARLMVTGGEAKEEAKLERADRGMMREAILVAAKAAYDEGRQMITGDLQAALYQFAADPARPEVRRTRAQNMGESLGVFMQGFLGELFDRPGENWPEADVTLIDLGTLAREGYEAALAVAYTSLVNTINNIAERDQFLDREIVFATDEAHMITTNPLLAPFVVKIVKMWRKLGAWLWLATQNLEDFPNTSKKMLNMIEWWLCLVMPPEEVEEIARFKKLTAEQKAMLLSATKTPRCYTEGVVLASRIEALFRAVPPSLYLALGMTEKEEKAARKAIMQAQGVTELAAAKQIAHQLDVARGIAKAVA, encoded by the coding sequence ATGTTCTCATTGTTCAGCAAGAAGAAAATCGGCAGGCAGGGTCCCGCTGTCGCTGAAGATGACGGCCAGGATAAGACGGTCTTGGCGCGTGAGCCGCAGGTAAAAGCGGGCAAACTGACGGTGGCCGAGGAAAAGGCGCTCTACCCGAACAACCCGACCTTTGTGGACTACCTGCCGTGGGCAGAATACCTGCCGCGAAGCCAGTGTGTACTGCTCGATGACGGGGTGTCGGTGGGGGCGGTGTTCGAGATTGTGCCAGTGGGCACTGAAGGCCGGACGCCGGAGCGGCTGGAGGAGATCCGCGATGTGGTGGAAGACGCCCTGCAGGACAGTTTTGAGGAGCGAGACTCGCACCCGTGGGTGGTCCAGTTCTTCTGTCAGGATGAAACCGACGTCACCGAATACCTGGACCAGTTGCGTGGCTACGTTAAACCCTGGGCGCAGGGAACGGCGTTTACTGAAGCCTACCTTACCGAGATGGAACGGCATATGCGTGGTATTGCGGTACCCAAGGGGCTGTTTATCGACAAGGCGATCACCGGCGCACCCTGGCGCGGCCAGCAACGTCGTACCCGGATGGTGGTCTACCGTTATGTCAATCCGGCCCTGCGCGAGCCTCATGCCCCCGAAGAGGCGTTAAATCAAGTCTGTGAGCGGATCTCGTCAGCGTTGGCCGGGGCGGGTGTCGTGGCAGCCCGTCAGAATGGGCAACAGATCCACGCCTGGTTACTGCGCTGGTTTAACCCCGAACCTGACTGGGTCGATAAAGAGACCTTATATCGCACGGCAGCGCACCAGGATAATGAAGCCGGAGTGTTACCAGTAGAGAATGATTTTAGTGAAACACTGCTGTTTTCGCCGCCGCGCTCTGACGTGGAGCGCGGCGTGTGGTGGTTTGATGATGTTCCCCACAAGGCCATCACCCTAGACCGGTTACGCCGGGCACCCACTGTGGGACATCTCACCGGCGAGACGCGCAAGGGTGAGAATATCAATGCGCTGATGGATTTATTGCCGGAAGGAACGGTGGTCTCGCTGACTCTGGTGGTGCAGCCCCAGGACGTGTTGGAAGAGCGATTTAATCACCTGGCGAAGAACGCCATTGGCGAGAATACCGAGTCTGAGCGGGTACGTGAAGATTCGGAGACAGCCAAGCGTTATCTGGGGGAAAAGCACAAGCTGTACCGGGGCAGCATGACCTTCTATCTGAAGGCCCCGACCGTCAAGGTGCTGAATACCCGTCAGCGTGACCTGACGGCGGTGTTGCTGAATGCCGGGCTGCAGCCGGTGAAGCCGGAGTTTGATGTCGCCCCGCTCAATGGCTACCTGCGTGCCTTGCCGATGTGTTTTAACCCGATGCACGACAAAAAGCACTGGTATACCCGGCTGACCTTTGTCCAGCACATGGCTAACCTGTTGCCGGTGTTTGGTCGGGATACCGGTACCGGGCACCCGGGCTTTACCTTCTTCAATCGCGGCGGCGCACCGCTGACCTTTGATCCGCTCAACAGTCAGGATCGCTCCAAGAATGCCCACCTGGTGCTGTTTGGTCCCACCGGTTCGGGGAAATCGGCCACATTGAACAGCCTGTTTGCCCAACTGATGGCTATCCACCGCCCCCGGCTGTTTATTGCCGAAGCCGGTAACTCGTTTGGTCTGTATGCCGATTACTGTGAGGAGCTGGATCTGACGGTGAACAAAGTCAGCATCAAGCCAGGTTGTGGCATATCTCTGGCTCCGTTTGCCGATGCGCACCGGTTGATCGAGACGCCTGCGGCGATGGTGAGCGAAGAGGAACTGAGTGAGCGTATCGAGACCGATGAGAGTGATGAGGAGGATGACGATGAGGAGCGTGACATCCTGGGTGAGCTGGAGATTGTGGCACGGCTGATGGTCACCGGCGGTGAGGCCAAGGAAGAGGCCAAACTGGAGCGGGCTGACCGGGGCATGATGCGTGAGGCTATCCTGGTGGCGGCAAAAGCGGCCTATGACGAGGGGCGGCAGATGATCACCGGCGACCTGCAGGCGGCGTTGTACCAGTTTGCTGCTGATCCGGCACGGCCTGAGGTTCGCCGCACCCGTGCGCAGAATATGGGGGAGTCGCTGGGCGTGTTTATGCAGGGGTTTCTAGGCGAGCTGTTTGATCGCCCAGGAGAGAACTGGCCGGAGGCGGATGTGACGTTGATTGACCTGGGCACGTTGGCGCGGGAAGGGTATGAGGCGGCACTGGCGGTGGCTTACACCTCGTTGGTGAACACCATCAACAACATTGCCGAGCGCGATCAGTTTCTGGACCGTGAAATCGTCTTTGCGACCGATGAGGCGCACATGATCACGACCAACCCGCTACTGGCCCCGTTCGTGGTCAAGATAGTGAAGATGTGGCGAAAACTCGGTGCCTGGCTATGGCTGGCCACGCAGAACCTAGAGGATTTCCCCAATACCTCGAAGAAAATGCTCAACATGATCGAGTGGTGGCTGTGCCTGGTGATGCCACCGGAAGAGGTGGAGGAAATCGCCCGCTTCAAGAAGCTGACGGCGGAGCAGAAAGCCATGCTGTTGTCGGCGACCAAAACCCCGCGCTGTTATACCGAAGGGGTGGTGTTGGCGAGCCGTATTGAGGCGCTGTTTCGGGCGGTACCGCCGAGCTTGTACCTGGCGCTCGGGATGACCGAGAAGGAAGAGAAGGCGGCCCGCAAGGCGATTATGCAGGCGCAGGGCGTGACGGAACTGGCGGCGGCGAAGCAGATTGCACATCAACTGGACGTGGCTCGCGGTATCGCTAAGGCGGTGGCATGA
- a CDS encoding TIGR03751 family conjugal transfer lipoprotein: MKQHVLPLLYLAVLLTGCSTTKDEMLPPGNSTMLELWQNKGSSTRTATEARTILRRGLTDDDQAARHALEESYTRTAENEIQQVFPRLPNPDMVIYIYPHMAGNTPAPVPGYSSVFPFYSLVQYALPGERTEAL, from the coding sequence ATGAAACAGCACGTTTTACCGTTATTGTACCTGGCCGTGTTGCTGACTGGCTGCAGTACCACCAAAGATGAAATGCTGCCGCCGGGGAACTCGACCATGCTGGAGCTCTGGCAGAACAAGGGCTCATCAACCCGCACGGCCACCGAGGCTCGTACTATCTTGCGCCGGGGATTGACCGATGATGACCAGGCTGCGCGTCATGCCCTCGAGGAGAGTTATACCCGAACGGCAGAAAACGAGATCCAGCAGGTGTTCCCGCGTCTGCCGAACCCCGATATGGTGATCTACATCTATCCGCACATGGCGGGAAATACGCCCGCACCGGTACCGGGTTACAGCTCGGTGTTCCCGTTTTACAGCCTGGTGCAGTATGCGCTGCCGGGTGAACGCACGGAGGCGCTGTAA
- a CDS encoding TIGR03752 family integrating conjugative element protein, producing the protein MQIKSNTLLKVLVPVVLFIAITIGVKSCGSGPAQESSAVKSGTVADLTEEELQILGIEGDTPEDTLRTLVARLKVIQDKQTSLERQNVTLSEENATLKEGGANVDKRIRDAVNVAKQEESQARQKLQAEQQRLATLIDSLKGGTSGPAPSAGVSGQGHSGQGDLPIGLGLEGSDGAVGTVSGGVMWIEPQDAVQLDRNGKPVIGAAAVGTAAGTGSFQFPSSFASLNDNEISRQKAELDRVAKNQQAIEEATPVYTLPENSTLIGSRGMTALLGRVPIDGKVTDPYPFKVLIGKENLTANGIELPDVEGAIVSGTATGDWVLSCVRGEVHSITFVFSDGTVRTVPSPAKSSDSSNGKTNGGSIGWLSDESGVPCLSGERKSNASTYLPTLFALSGAGAAADAMANNQTTTSVDGTTVTSTLTGSAGQAALGKALSGGTNELASWVKARYGQMFDAVYVPPGAQVAVHITRQIPIDFEKQGRKVRYDFDISQQRELD; encoded by the coding sequence ATGCAAATTAAATCCAATACCTTGCTGAAAGTCCTGGTGCCGGTGGTGCTGTTTATTGCCATCACCATTGGGGTGAAATCCTGTGGTTCAGGCCCGGCACAAGAATCATCGGCAGTGAAGTCGGGCACGGTGGCCGATTTGACCGAAGAGGAGTTGCAGATCCTCGGTATTGAGGGGGATACCCCGGAAGATACCCTGCGTACCCTGGTGGCGCGTTTGAAGGTTATCCAGGACAAGCAGACCAGTCTGGAGCGGCAGAACGTCACGTTGTCAGAAGAGAATGCCACCCTCAAAGAAGGCGGGGCGAATGTCGATAAACGCATTCGTGACGCAGTTAATGTGGCAAAGCAGGAAGAGTCACAAGCCCGGCAGAAACTCCAGGCGGAACAGCAGCGCCTGGCAACGCTGATTGACAGTCTGAAGGGAGGCACGTCAGGTCCGGCACCGTCTGCCGGTGTATCTGGGCAGGGACATTCGGGGCAGGGTGACCTGCCCATTGGTCTGGGCCTGGAGGGCAGTGACGGGGCGGTGGGCACCGTGAGCGGTGGTGTGATGTGGATTGAACCACAGGACGCCGTACAGCTTGACCGTAATGGTAAACCGGTCATTGGGGCCGCTGCCGTGGGCACGGCGGCAGGCACCGGCAGTTTTCAGTTCCCGAGTTCGTTTGCCAGCCTGAATGATAATGAAATTTCCCGCCAGAAAGCCGAGCTGGATCGGGTGGCGAAAAATCAGCAAGCCATCGAGGAGGCGACCCCGGTGTATACGTTGCCGGAAAACTCAACGCTGATTGGCAGTCGCGGCATGACAGCGTTGCTGGGCCGGGTGCCGATTGATGGCAAAGTGACCGACCCGTATCCGTTTAAGGTGCTTATCGGCAAAGAGAACCTGACGGCTAATGGCATCGAGCTGCCTGACGTGGAAGGGGCGATTGTCTCCGGCACCGCCACCGGCGACTGGGTGTTGTCCTGTGTCCGGGGTGAAGTGCATTCCATTACCTTTGTGTTTTCCGATGGTACCGTGCGCACTGTCCCATCGCCTGCGAAATCCAGCGACAGCAGCAATGGTAAGACGAATGGCGGCAGTATCGGTTGGTTATCTGATGAAAGTGGGGTGCCGTGTCTGTCCGGGGAACGTAAATCCAACGCCTCAACGTACCTGCCGACCCTGTTCGCGCTGTCCGGTGCCGGTGCGGCGGCGGATGCGATGGCGAACAACCAGACCACCACCTCGGTAGATGGCACTACGGTGACCAGTACGCTGACCGGCAGCGCCGGGCAAGCGGCACTGGGTAAAGCTTTGTCTGGTGGCACCAATGAATTGGCTTCCTGGGTGAAAGCGCGTTACGGGCAGATGTTTGATGCCGTGTATGTGCCACCGGGTGCGCAAGTAGCCGTCCATATTACCCGTCAGATCCCAATTGATTTTGAGAAGCAAGGCCGCAAGGTCCGGTACGATTTTGATATCAGCCAGCAGCGTGAGCTGGATTGA
- a CDS encoding TIGR03749 family integrating conjugative element protein: protein MKWERIPLQVSLTVGQERIVFVNKNVRVGFPPELNGKLRVQSTGGAVYLQASSAFATTRLQLQDVENGELILLDITALEGKQVREPVSLVYQGEVSSAAASNKTSVSRDETATSRSKTSSKERASRITTPLPIALTRYAAQSLYAPLRTLEPLPGVHAISHGLSSNITSLLPSEPVTVRPLAAWGVQGYNVVALKLTNQRSGKVVLDPRRLQGTFHSATFQHRWLGAAGTPEDTTTLYLVMQGRPDAAFLPEPVAPIMKGKARTASGGQAHAN, encoded by the coding sequence ATGAAGTGGGAGCGTATCCCGCTGCAGGTGTCGCTGACCGTGGGGCAGGAGCGCATCGTGTTTGTGAACAAGAACGTCCGGGTCGGTTTTCCCCCGGAGCTGAACGGCAAACTGCGGGTGCAGAGTACCGGCGGTGCCGTGTACCTGCAAGCGAGTAGCGCCTTTGCCACCACGCGGTTGCAATTACAGGATGTGGAAAATGGTGAGCTTATCCTGCTGGATATCACCGCTCTGGAGGGCAAACAGGTGCGTGAGCCGGTGAGCTTGGTTTACCAAGGCGAAGTCTCCAGTGCTGCAGCCAGCAACAAGACCTCAGTCAGCCGCGATGAGACTGCGACGTCCAGGAGCAAGACGTCTTCGAAAGAGAGGGCTTCACGTATCACCACCCCGTTGCCGATTGCGCTGACGCGCTATGCGGCACAAAGCCTGTATGCCCCGTTACGTACCCTTGAACCGTTGCCTGGTGTTCATGCCATTTCGCACGGCCTGTCATCAAACATTACCTCACTGCTGCCCTCTGAACCGGTCACGGTACGTCCTCTGGCCGCATGGGGAGTGCAGGGGTACAACGTGGTCGCCCTGAAGCTGACCAACCAACGGTCGGGAAAAGTGGTGCTCGATCCGCGCCGCCTACAGGGTACTTTCCATTCGGCGACTTTCCAGCATCGCTGGCTGGGTGCAGCCGGTACGCCGGAAGATACCACCACGTTGTACCTGGTGATGCAGGGACGCCCGGATGCGGCATTTCTGCCGGAGCCGGTGGCCCCGATCATGAAGGGCAAGGCGCGAACCGCGTCAGGAGGGCAGGCCCATGCAAATTAA
- a CDS encoding PFL_4703 family integrating conjugative element protein: MSKYRSAVNARDRHISTLRGACGVLMVLLMVALAGWMLSPRNLTVHNPPDLRSGSTRAWWEIHPSTVYSFAFYIFQQLNSWPKDGNTDYPYRISTLSAYLTPTCEEWLNKDAKQRKSAGELRERVRGISEVPGRGYKDDSVTVVSRDSWIVRLDLVADEYYHTEPVKRALVRYPLKIVRWDQNPEANPFGLALDCYADIPQRLEAAPVAPVEKKGLF; the protein is encoded by the coding sequence ATGAGTAAGTACAGAAGTGCGGTCAATGCGCGTGACCGCCATATTTCCACTCTGCGCGGAGCCTGCGGGGTGTTGATGGTTCTGCTGATGGTGGCGCTCGCGGGGTGGATGTTGTCGCCGCGCAATCTGACCGTTCATAACCCGCCCGACCTGCGCTCGGGCTCGACCCGAGCGTGGTGGGAGATTCACCCGTCCACGGTTTACAGTTTTGCCTTCTATATCTTCCAACAGTTGAACTCCTGGCCGAAGGACGGCAATACCGACTACCCGTACCGTATCAGTACGCTCTCTGCGTACCTGACGCCGACCTGTGAAGAGTGGCTCAACAAGGATGCGAAACAGCGCAAGTCTGCCGGGGAGTTGCGTGAGCGTGTCCGGGGGATCTCTGAAGTCCCTGGGCGCGGTTACAAGGACGACAGTGTCACGGTGGTGAGCCGCGATAGCTGGATTGTACGCCTGGATCTGGTGGCCGACGAGTATTACCACACCGAACCGGTGAAACGCGCCCTGGTGCGCTACCCGCTGAAGATTGTGCGCTGGGATCAGAACCCGGAAGCCAATCCCTTCGGTCTGGCACTCGATTGCTATGCCGATATTCCGCAACGCCTGGAGGCGGCTCCGGTCGCGCCGGTTGAGAAGAAAGGACTGTTCTGA
- a CDS encoding TIGR03750 family conjugal transfer protein, which yields MATISFLPDRLNAEPIVFKGFTTPELFMTAGLSVLGGLVVAIPVAPFIGWLAFPTVSLLMPLFTVFFGGKLMSRFKRGKPENYLYRRVELWLSRQRMGNPHLIHRSQIWALRRSTPVIRQCQEEFDE from the coding sequence ATGGCGACCATCTCGTTTTTGCCTGACAGGCTCAATGCCGAGCCTATCGTGTTCAAGGGCTTTACCACGCCAGAGCTGTTTATGACGGCAGGGTTGAGCGTACTGGGCGGCCTGGTGGTCGCCATACCCGTTGCCCCGTTTATCGGTTGGCTGGCTTTTCCTACCGTCAGTTTATTGATGCCACTGTTTACGGTGTTTTTCGGTGGCAAGTTGATGTCCCGCTTCAAGCGTGGCAAGCCGGAGAACTACCTGTATCGGCGTGTTGAGCTGTGGCTGAGCCGCCAGCGGATGGGCAATCCCCACTTGATACACCGTAGCCAGATCTGGGCGTTGCGCCGTTCAACGCCGGTCATTCGCCAGTGTCAGGAGGAGTTTGATGAGTAA
- a CDS encoding TIGR03745 family integrating conjugative element membrane protein, protein MNLQSIFSSARRVAQRVRQSTALLTLTAVTSAEAALPTVEGPKTSTDSSFYGQISGYVNDGIVLGGLILAAVALLVVANAIIATFAEVQQGKSTWAKFGMLVVVGIVLVVAVIWLATKAATVVVG, encoded by the coding sequence ATGAATCTGCAGTCTATCTTCTCTTCCGCCCGCCGTGTTGCGCAGCGCGTTCGTCAGTCCACCGCGCTGCTGACCTTGACGGCGGTTACCTCAGCCGAGGCGGCTTTACCGACCGTTGAAGGCCCTAAAACCAGTACCGACAGTTCATTCTACGGCCAGATTTCTGGCTATGTGAATGATGGCATCGTGCTGGGCGGGTTGATCCTGGCTGCCGTGGCATTGCTTGTTGTGGCTAATGCCATTATTGCCACCTTTGCAGAGGTTCAACAGGGGAAATCCACCTGGGCCAAATTCGGGATGCTGGTCGTGGTGGGTATCGTGCTGGTTGTCGCGGTCATCTGGCTGGCAACCAAAGCGGCTACGGTTGTCGTGGGCTAA
- a CDS encoding TIGR03758 family integrating conjugative element protein, translating to MNEAQTAAFKAAAGNVEPAVLNLLFIGSLIALLTLWAGWGFVHVYRGYAAGNIKGAAVQRFVVRVVILLLVSLYLFAS from the coding sequence ATGAATGAAGCACAGACCGCCGCGTTTAAAGCCGCTGCTGGCAACGTCGAGCCTGCCGTCCTGAACCTGCTGTTTATCGGTTCATTGATAGCGCTGTTGACGTTGTGGGCGGGGTGGGGATTTGTTCACGTTTATCGGGGTTATGCGGCAGGCAACATCAAAGGTGCTGCAGTTCAACGCTTCGTAGTCCGTGTCGTCATTCTACTGTTGGTCAGTCTGTATTTGTTCGCCAGTTAA
- a CDS encoding RAQPRD family integrative conjugative element protein, which yields MHTAPLRALCLAGSLFTVLSVQAGEKDELALVMKQLDQVQASLDRARVVAVQDGQAGRFHFDYLRATQDVNTMRRGIEFYLEPSRAQPTTSSVSGQYRQERR from the coding sequence ATGCACACAGCACCACTGCGGGCGTTGTGTCTCGCAGGCAGTCTGTTCACCGTGTTGTCCGTTCAGGCCGGTGAGAAAGACGAGTTGGCTCTGGTCATGAAGCAACTGGACCAGGTACAGGCCAGCCTGGATCGCGCCAGAGTGGTTGCGGTCCAGGACGGTCAGGCCGGACGTTTTCATTTTGACTACCTGAGGGCCACACAGGACGTCAATACGATGCGTCGGGGGATTGAGTTCTACCTCGAACCTTCCCGCGCTCAACCCACCACATCGTCAGTCTCCGGGCAATACCGCCAGGAGCGTCGGTAA
- a CDS encoding TIGR03747 family integrating conjugative element membrane protein produces MAQASSSPQPVQQNLPAKRHSLLMTVLWDMPWRVVGMLLVSLLFSLIVEYIGIAFFWPEQGAEHSRAVMVTESGYFAEGFTRSLLLSAPVTTVSTWITIGYQWLFVNSGFLGWLQSAQSSNSGNALTDGLNVGGAWLIQVAREYLMASMYVTLVFLMRVTILMLSVPLFVLVALVGIVDGMVRRDLRRYGAGYESSFLYHHAKRFVKPAVYIPCILYLSAPFSVYPNLLLLPAALLMGLAISVTMGSFKKYL; encoded by the coding sequence ATGGCACAAGCATCTTCTTCCCCGCAGCCAGTTCAGCAAAATCTGCCTGCTAAACGGCACAGTTTACTGATGACAGTCCTATGGGACATGCCTTGGCGGGTTGTTGGCATGTTACTGGTTTCCCTGTTGTTCAGCCTGATAGTGGAGTACATCGGTATTGCCTTCTTTTGGCCGGAGCAGGGCGCTGAACACAGCCGGGCGGTGATGGTGACGGAAAGTGGCTATTTTGCTGAAGGCTTTACTCGCAGCCTGCTGCTGTCTGCGCCGGTGACCACGGTGAGTACCTGGATAACCATCGGTTACCAGTGGCTGTTTGTGAACAGCGGTTTTCTGGGGTGGCTCCAGTCAGCGCAGTCAAGCAACAGCGGCAATGCGCTGACGGATGGCCTGAATGTCGGCGGGGCCTGGCTGATACAGGTGGCGCGTGAATACCTGATGGCCTCGATGTATGTCACGCTGGTTTTTCTGATGCGGGTCACCATCCTGATGCTGTCGGTACCGCTGTTTGTTCTGGTGGCCCTGGTGGGGATTGTTGACGGTATGGTGAGGCGAGATCTGCGGCGCTACGGCGCGGGGTATGAGTCGAGCTTTCTGTATCATCACGCCAAGCGGTTTGTGAAACCGGCCGTCTATATTCCCTGTATCCTCTACCTGTCCGCGCCGTTCTCAGTGTATCCGAACTTACTGCTGCTGCCTGCTGCGCTACTGATGGGATTAGCGATTTCCGTGACGATGGGGAGTTTTAAGAAATATCTTTGA
- the traD gene encoding type IV conjugative transfer system coupling protein TraD: MSDRYVIEAMLRPAVELNTAVVAACASYICATAPWAVALAPTVSYVTAGGFALFALKRTREGLRVLRYRRNIRRLPRYVMTSAQVPVSHQRLFLGRGFLWEQKHTQRLQATLRPEVERYVNPPALYQAARRFEQRHEYRYPALCKWLSSQSALNPVRPLPDVGGKPALHGIEPDEVNVSLSLLERVGHMLVLGTTRVGKTRLAELLITQDIRRGNVTIVFDPKGDADLLKRMYAEAHRAGRASELQVFHLGWPDISARYNAVGRFNRISEVATRVAGQLEGGGNNAVFREFAWRFVNIIARGLVALGRRPDFGLIMRYVNNISDLYEEYAEFYLTQNAPALWGQIENLVPIIDERDVPRHMEGRSMRVVAIEQVLGSDEGKRIYDPILDGLRSSVRYDQKYYDKIVASLLPLLEKLTSGKTAQLISPDYTDLTDPRPIFDWQQVIRKKGIVYIGLDALSDPEVAAAVGNSMFADLVSVAGHIYKFGINDGLPGGEGKKTPISLHCDEFNELMGDEFIPLINKGGGAGIEVTAYTQTLPDIEARLGSAAKAAQVVGNFNSLVMLRVRHTETAELMTKQLPEVEVYTKTLVSGVTDISNPEMGSDFTSNTQDRVSSVRTPLITPANVINLPKGQAFALLEGGKLWKIRMPLPAVGNDALMPESLGKIAEYMKKNYRTGDTWWSGAALPGDRAPEIDNNVV, from the coding sequence ATGAGTGACCGCTATGTGATTGAGGCAATGCTGCGGCCCGCTGTTGAACTAAATACGGCAGTGGTGGCTGCCTGTGCCAGCTATATCTGCGCGACGGCTCCCTGGGCTGTGGCGTTGGCCCCGACGGTCAGTTACGTCACTGCCGGTGGTTTTGCCTTGTTCGCTCTAAAGCGTACGCGTGAGGGGCTCAGGGTACTGCGCTACCGGCGCAATATCCGCCGTTTACCGCGTTACGTGATGACCAGTGCCCAGGTACCGGTAAGTCATCAGCGTCTGTTCCTGGGGCGAGGTTTTCTGTGGGAGCAAAAGCATACCCAGCGCCTGCAGGCAACACTACGCCCCGAAGTGGAGCGTTATGTAAATCCCCCGGCGCTGTACCAGGCGGCTCGCCGTTTTGAGCAACGCCATGAATATCGTTATCCCGCCCTGTGCAAATGGCTTTCCAGCCAATCAGCACTCAACCCGGTGCGACCGTTGCCGGATGTCGGCGGCAAGCCCGCGTTGCATGGTATAGAACCTGATGAGGTCAATGTATCGCTGAGTCTGCTGGAGCGGGTCGGGCATATGTTGGTGCTGGGCACAACACGCGTGGGCAAAACCCGACTGGCAGAGCTGCTGATCACCCAGGATATCCGGCGTGGCAATGTCACCATCGTATTTGACCCAAAAGGGGATGCGGATTTGCTCAAGCGTATGTATGCCGAGGCTCATCGCGCTGGCCGTGCCAGCGAGCTGCAGGTGTTCCACCTGGGGTGGCCGGATATCAGTGCCCGCTATAACGCTGTGGGCCGTTTCAACCGTATTTCAGAGGTTGCCACCCGAGTGGCCGGTCAACTGGAAGGGGGCGGTAATAATGCGGTGTTTCGGGAGTTTGCCTGGCGGTTTGTCAACATTATTGCCCGTGGCCTGGTCGCTCTTGGGCGACGGCCTGACTTTGGTCTAATCATGCGTTACGTCAATAACATCAGTGATCTGTATGAAGAGTATGCCGAGTTCTACCTGACGCAGAACGCCCCTGCGTTGTGGGGACAGATTGAAAACTTGGTGCCCATTATTGATGAACGTGATGTACCACGCCATATGGAGGGGCGCTCTATGCGTGTGGTGGCGATTGAGCAGGTGTTGGGCAGCGATGAGGGTAAACGGATTTACGATCCTATCCTGGATGGCTTGCGTTCGTCCGTTCGCTACGACCAAAAATATTATGACAAGATCGTCGCGAGCTTGTTGCCGTTGCTGGAAAAACTGACATCCGGCAAGACTGCGCAACTGATCTCCCCGGACTATACCGATCTGACCGATCCGCGCCCTATTTTTGACTGGCAGCAGGTGATCCGCAAAAAAGGTATCGTTTATATCGGTCTTGATGCCTTGTCAGATCCAGAAGTGGCTGCAGCGGTAGGCAACAGCATGTTTGCCGACCTGGTTAGCGTAGCTGGTCATATCTACAAGTTTGGTATCAACGATGGGCTGCCAGGAGGTGAAGGGAAGAAAACGCCGATCAGCCTGCACTGCGACGAGTTTAACGAGCTGATGGGCGATGAGTTTATTCCGCTTATCAACAAAGGTGGTGGGGCTGGTATTGAGGTCACGGCCTATACTCAGACCCTACCGGACATCGAGGCGCGCTTGGGCAGTGCCGCCAAAGCAGCCCAGGTGGTGGGGAACTTCAACAGCCTGGTGATGCTGCGTGTGCGGCATACCGAAACGGCAGAGTTGATGACAAAACAGCTTCCTGAAGTGGAGGTGTACACCAAAACACTGGTGTCCGGGGTAACGGATATCTCCAACCCGGAGATGGGCAGCGATTTTACCTCCAATACTCAGGACAGGGTCAGTTCAGTGCGTACGCCACTGATCACCCCTGCCAATGTGATCAACCTGCCTAAAGGCCAGGCCTTTGCCTTGCTGGAAGGGGGCAAACTGTGGAAGATCCGTATGCCGTTGCCAGCGGTGGGGAATGATGCCTTGATGCCGGAAAGTCTGGGGAAGATTGCTGAGTATATGAAGAAAAATTATCGCACGGGGGATACCTGGTGGTCGGGCGCTGCATTGCCGGGAGACCGGGCACCCGAGATTGACAATAACGTGGTTTGA